A window of the Halobacterium hubeiense genome harbors these coding sequences:
- a CDS encoding ABC transporter permease — MSLSTGLKALTRREILRFVRRPYNTFLPPLITNVLYFSVFGVILGARISDIGGVPYIQFILPGLAVLGAVSNAFENASFSIFHGRWNEYIHEALTSPMAYWEMVVAYVVSSALRGVLIGILIAVIGALFTPVRTLAHPFYAVAFLGVITTLFAAFGVIGGLVAEDFDHLTVLNQFILRPLVFFGGVFYSLDALDGLARTASYLNPMVYMVNGVRYGIIGVSDIEPDTALVVLSALTVAVLAVDVWLFRRGYGLTD, encoded by the coding sequence GTGAGCCTCTCGACGGGCCTGAAGGCGCTGACGCGCCGCGAGATTCTGCGGTTCGTCCGGCGGCCGTACAACACGTTCCTGCCGCCACTCATCACGAACGTCCTCTACTTCAGCGTGTTCGGCGTCATCCTCGGCGCGCGCATCAGCGACATCGGCGGCGTCCCCTACATCCAGTTCATCCTCCCCGGGCTGGCCGTGCTGGGCGCGGTGTCGAACGCCTTCGAGAACGCTTCGTTCTCCATCTTCCACGGGCGCTGGAACGAGTACATTCACGAAGCCCTCACCAGCCCGATGGCGTACTGGGAGATGGTCGTCGCGTACGTCGTGTCCTCGGCGCTCCGGGGCGTGCTCATCGGCATTCTCATCGCCGTCATCGGCGCGCTGTTCACGCCCGTCCGAACGCTTGCCCACCCGTTCTACGCGGTGGCGTTCTTGGGCGTCATCACGACGCTGTTCGCGGCGTTCGGCGTCATCGGCGGGCTCGTCGCGGAGGACTTCGACCACCTCACGGTCCTGAACCAGTTCATCCTCCGGCCGCTGGTGTTCTTCGGCGGCGTCTTCTACAGCCTCGACGCCCTCGACGGGCTCGCGCGCACCGCGAGCTACCTGAACCCGATGGTCTACATGGTCAACGGCGTGCGCTACGGCATCATCGGCGTCTCCGACATCGAGCCCGACACCGCGCTCGTCGTGCTGTCCGCGCTCACCGTCGCCGTGCTCGCCGTCGACGTCTGGCTGTTCCGGCGCGGCTACGGCCTCACCGACTAG
- a CDS encoding ABC transporter ATP-binding protein: MPPAIRTDDLVKEYGDVRALDGLSITVPEGSFFGLLGPNGAGKTTFINTLVGLVRKTSGTAEVFGYDVEDDYREARDAIGLAPQEYNVDRFFPIREVLMHKAGYHGVSDEEAAERAAEALETVGLDGKAETRFDWLSGGMKRRFMLARAMVTDPDLLILDEPTAGVDVELRHDLWEVIRGLNDDGTTILLTTHYIEEAERLCDEVAIIDSGRKVTVATPDQLTERGTDEVTLTLDAAPAATPAIDDNRVDSVAVDGRTVTLRASSGSEVVPVAVRQLEAAGHRVVDVDVARTSLEDVFVDITRTGGDATDGSTGTHDDGERDGETQEVSP, from the coding sequence ATGCCGCCAGCGATACGCACCGACGACCTCGTCAAGGAGTACGGGGACGTCCGCGCGCTCGACGGGCTCTCCATCACGGTCCCGGAGGGCTCCTTCTTCGGGCTGCTCGGACCGAACGGCGCGGGGAAGACGACGTTCATCAACACGCTCGTCGGGCTCGTCCGCAAGACCAGTGGCACCGCCGAAGTGTTCGGGTACGACGTCGAGGACGACTACCGGGAGGCCCGAGACGCCATCGGGCTCGCGCCCCAGGAGTACAACGTCGACCGCTTCTTCCCGATTCGCGAGGTGCTGATGCACAAGGCCGGCTACCACGGCGTCTCCGACGAGGAGGCCGCCGAACGAGCCGCCGAAGCCCTCGAAACCGTGGGGCTGGACGGGAAGGCCGAGACGCGCTTCGACTGGCTCTCCGGCGGGATGAAGCGCCGGTTCATGCTCGCGCGAGCGATGGTCACCGACCCCGACCTCCTCATCCTCGACGAACCCACGGCCGGGGTGGATGTCGAACTCCGCCACGACCTCTGGGAGGTCATCCGCGGGCTCAACGACGATGGCACCACCATCCTCCTCACCACCCACTACATCGAGGAGGCCGAGCGCCTCTGCGACGAGGTCGCCATCATCGACTCCGGGCGGAAGGTGACGGTTGCGACGCCCGACCAGCTCACCGAGCGCGGCACCGACGAGGTGACGCTCACGCTCGACGCCGCGCCCGCCGCGACCCCCGCAATCGACGACAACCGCGTGGACAGCGTCGCCGTGGACGGCCGCACCGTCACGCTTCGCGCGAGCAGCGGCAGCGAAGTCGTCCCGGTCGCCGTCCGCCAACTGGAGGCCGCCGGCCACCGCGTCGTCGACGTGGACGTGGCGCGCACCAGCCTCGAAGACGTCTTCGTGGACATCACCCGGACTGGCGGTGACGCCACCGACGGCAGCACCGGCACCCACGACGACGGCGAGCGGGATGGCGAGACACAGGAGGTGTCGCCGTGA
- the ppc gene encoding phosphoenolpyruvate carboxylase, giving the protein MDLHSRSVREDVRELGATLGDAMRAHESPAAYDAVEAARTAAIDYRRGDSDDRDALRAVVADADVDGYEDLARAFAGYFELVNLAEERERVRELRRSEAEGTLADSVRGAVDVLADAGASADEVGEILDDVHVVPTFTAHPTEARRKTVKAHLKRIRELLEELDEHRLTPRERERTWRRVEANVESLWTTRRVRERQPTPFDEARDVQFYLANAVYDVVPDVYADLDDALAARYDDPPEVPEVLAFRSWAGSDRDGNPYVTTETTERVLDRQRRLVTERYLDDLDDLLGALSMDGTRVDSAAAADLLDDASDEVPRVVEQVAERYPDELFRQVVAVVRERVDRVTDVQPGGYADADELLADVRALEDGLREAGLGKVADEHVAPFLRRVKTFGFHLAALDLRDHREKHTHAVGEALAREGIDYDGMSEDERVEFLTEAVLQDDPVVDLEDTEGVDDETARVLGRFDALADWHREYGPDAIDAYCISMTEEPSHVLEVVFLADQAGVLSLPDHAGLDVVPLLETRSALSNAREILGTLFENEAYGALVEARESTQEIMLGYSDSNKENGFLAANWQLDRAQRNLAAICEDHGVDVRFFHGRGGSISRGGGPMNEALLALPKETVTGDVKFTQQGESIAETYGNPRIAERELEQMLNAQVRARHAAIAEDDPDVPDEWVAAMEEMAETAREAYRDLLDSEGFVEYFEAVTPIDVVEDLNLGSRPASRTGERAVEDLRAIPWVFSWTQTRCVIPGWYGLGAGLAACEDDALLEEMYEEWPFFRTTLDNAALALARSEPEITHEYAALAPDDLRERFQPRIDAEYEQARDEVLAVTGRDDLVDRAWLRESLDRRNPYVDPLNFLQVELLDRKHRSPSAERALRLSVMGVAAGMQNTG; this is encoded by the coding sequence ATGGATTTGCACAGCCGAAGCGTCCGCGAGGACGTCCGTGAACTCGGCGCCACGCTCGGCGACGCGATGCGCGCCCACGAGTCGCCGGCGGCCTACGACGCGGTGGAGGCCGCCCGCACCGCCGCCATCGACTACCGACGCGGCGACAGCGACGACCGCGACGCCCTCCGCGCGGTCGTCGCCGACGCCGACGTGGACGGCTACGAGGACCTCGCGCGAGCGTTCGCGGGCTACTTCGAGCTCGTGAACCTCGCGGAGGAGCGCGAGCGCGTCCGCGAACTCCGCCGCAGCGAGGCCGAAGGCACGCTCGCGGACAGCGTGCGCGGCGCGGTGGACGTGCTCGCGGACGCGGGCGCCAGCGCCGACGAGGTCGGCGAGATTCTCGACGACGTCCACGTCGTCCCGACGTTCACCGCGCACCCGACCGAAGCGCGGCGCAAGACCGTCAAGGCCCACCTCAAGCGCATCCGCGAACTCCTCGAAGAGCTCGACGAACACCGGCTCACGCCCCGCGAGCGCGAGCGGACGTGGCGGCGCGTCGAGGCGAACGTCGAGTCGCTGTGGACGACCCGGCGCGTGCGCGAGCGCCAGCCGACGCCGTTCGACGAGGCCCGGGACGTCCAGTTCTACCTCGCGAACGCGGTCTACGACGTGGTACCGGACGTGTACGCGGACCTCGACGACGCGCTCGCCGCGCGCTACGACGACCCGCCCGAAGTTCCGGAAGTGCTGGCGTTCCGGTCGTGGGCGGGCTCGGACCGCGACGGCAACCCCTACGTCACCACCGAGACGACCGAGCGCGTGCTGGACCGCCAGCGCCGCCTCGTCACCGAGCGCTACCTCGACGACCTCGACGACCTGCTCGGCGCGCTCTCGATGGACGGCACGCGCGTGGACAGCGCGGCGGCCGCCGACCTCCTCGACGACGCCAGCGACGAGGTTCCCCGGGTGGTCGAGCAGGTCGCCGAGCGCTACCCCGACGAGCTGTTCCGGCAGGTCGTCGCCGTCGTCCGGGAGCGCGTGGACCGCGTGACCGACGTGCAGCCGGGCGGCTACGCGGACGCTGACGAACTGCTGGCGGACGTGCGCGCGCTGGAGGACGGCCTCCGCGAGGCCGGACTGGGTAAGGTCGCCGACGAGCACGTCGCGCCGTTCCTGCGGCGCGTGAAGACGTTCGGCTTCCACCTCGCGGCGCTGGACCTCCGCGACCACCGCGAGAAGCACACGCACGCGGTCGGCGAGGCGCTCGCCCGCGAGGGCATCGACTACGACGGGATGAGCGAGGACGAGCGCGTGGAGTTCCTCACGGAAGCCGTCCTGCAGGACGACCCCGTGGTGGACCTCGAAGACACCGAGGGCGTGGACGACGAGACGGCGCGCGTGCTCGGGCGCTTCGACGCGCTCGCGGACTGGCACCGCGAGTACGGCCCGGACGCCATCGACGCGTACTGCATCAGCATGACCGAGGAGCCCAGTCACGTGCTGGAGGTCGTCTTCCTCGCGGACCAGGCGGGCGTGCTCTCGCTGCCCGACCACGCCGGCCTCGACGTCGTGCCGCTCCTCGAAACCCGCTCTGCGCTGTCGAACGCCCGCGAGATTCTGGGGACGCTGTTCGAGAACGAGGCGTACGGCGCGCTCGTCGAGGCTCGGGAGAGTACGCAGGAGATTATGCTGGGGTACTCGGACTCCAACAAGGAGAACGGCTTCCTCGCGGCGAACTGGCAGTTGGACCGTGCGCAGCGCAACCTCGCCGCCATCTGCGAGGACCACGGCGTGGACGTGCGCTTCTTCCACGGCCGCGGCGGCTCCATCTCGCGGGGCGGCGGCCCGATGAACGAGGCGCTGCTCGCGCTCCCCAAGGAGACGGTCACCGGCGACGTGAAGTTCACCCAGCAGGGCGAGTCCATCGCTGAGACGTACGGCAACCCCCGCATTGCCGAGCGCGAACTCGAACAGATGCTGAACGCCCAAGTGCGGGCGCGCCACGCCGCCATCGCCGAGGACGACCCAGACGTTCCCGACGAGTGGGTCGCGGCAATGGAAGAGATGGCCGAGACGGCCCGGGAGGCGTACCGCGACCTCCTCGACTCCGAGGGGTTCGTGGAGTACTTCGAGGCGGTGACGCCCATCGACGTCGTCGAGGACCTCAACCTCGGGTCGCGGCCCGCCTCCCGGACGGGCGAGCGCGCCGTCGAGGACCTGCGCGCGATTCCGTGGGTGTTCTCGTGGACGCAGACGCGGTGCGTGATTCCGGGCTGGTACGGCCTCGGCGCGGGGCTGGCCGCCTGCGAGGACGACGCCCTCCTCGAAGAGATGTACGAGGAGTGGCCGTTCTTCCGGACGACGCTGGACAACGCGGCGCTCGCGCTCGCGCGCAGCGAACCCGAAATCACCCACGAGTACGCCGCGCTCGCGCCCGACGACCTCCGCGAGCGCTTCCAGCCGCGCATCGACGCCGAGTACGAGCAGGCCCGCGACGAGGTGTTGGCGGTGACCGGCCGCGACGACCTCGTGGACCGCGCGTGGCTCCGCGAGAGCCTCGACCGCCGCAACCCCTACGTCGATCCCCTGAACTTCCTGCAAGTGGAACTCTTGGACCGTAAACACCGCAGTCCCAGCGCGGAGCGCGCGCTCCGGCTGTCCGTGATGGGCGTCGCCGCGGGGATGCAGAACACGGGCTGA
- a CDS encoding DMT family transporter translates to MGLRDAAAPLTAAGLWGGMYVVSKWGFAAVPPVTLAFLRIVVGAVALYAALRALGRSPSFSARDRRGFLRLGAWVALTLATQFVGTDRTTASQGSLLTMLTPVFTLLLGVTMLDERLTWRSTVGMALAGVGTALVVAGQYGLSIGGGNAVGVAVLFVASAAWAAYTVDGARLVRTHGALVAATYSSLAAVPMLGALAAVELAVTGATVPVTPGVVGAVAYLGVASTAAAWFLWYRGVERTTATVVAACFFAQPLVGGVLGALLLGEALGPGFAVGGVVMGVGVALVSTARTG, encoded by the coding sequence ATGGGACTCCGGGACGCCGCCGCGCCGCTGACCGCCGCCGGCCTCTGGGGCGGGATGTACGTCGTCAGCAAGTGGGGGTTCGCGGCCGTGCCGCCGGTGACGCTGGCGTTCCTCCGAATCGTGGTCGGCGCCGTCGCGCTGTACGCCGCCTTGCGCGCGCTCGGTCGGTCGCCGTCGTTCTCCGCGCGGGACCGCCGCGGCTTCCTCCGGCTGGGCGCGTGGGTGGCGCTGACGCTGGCGACGCAGTTCGTCGGCACCGACCGCACCACCGCCAGTCAGGGGTCGCTGTTGACGATGCTGACGCCCGTGTTCACGCTGCTGCTCGGCGTCACGATGCTCGACGAGCGGCTGACGTGGCGCTCGACGGTCGGGATGGCGCTGGCGGGCGTCGGCACCGCGCTCGTGGTCGCGGGCCAGTACGGGCTCTCCATCGGCGGCGGGAACGCGGTCGGCGTCGCGGTGCTGTTCGTCGCGAGCGCGGCGTGGGCCGCCTACACCGTGGACGGCGCGCGCCTCGTCCGGACGCACGGCGCGCTCGTCGCGGCGACGTACAGCTCGCTGGCAGCGGTCCCGATGCTCGGCGCGCTCGCCGCCGTCGAACTCGCGGTGACCGGCGCGACGGTCCCGGTCACGCCGGGCGTCGTCGGGGCGGTCGCGTACCTCGGGGTCGCGAGCACGGCGGCCGCGTGGTTCCTCTGGTACCGCGGCGTCGAGCGCACCACGGCGACCGTGGTCGCGGCGTGCTTCTTCGCGCAGCCGCTGGTCGGCGGCGTGCTCGGCGCGCTCCTGCTCGGCGAGGCGCTCGGCCCCGGGTTCGCCGTCGGCGGCGTCGTGATGGGCGTCGGCGTCGCGCTCGTCAGCACCGCGCGCACGGGGTAG
- a CDS encoding ketopantoate reductase family protein — protein MRIVVLGAGSLGSLLAGALAAADADVTLLGREGEHVRRVRADGLRFTHPDGREEQIPLDAATDPAAAADADLLVVCVKSYDTGDALAGVADHLDDADVLTLQNGLGNAETIAEYVPRERVLAGTTTHGAVREAPGHVRHAGRGDTTVGRYFAENDARVEAAADCLTAAGIETTVTDDPESAVWTKVLVNVGINAATALARVPNGALVESESGERVLRRAVEEATAVARAEGVAVPEDAVERTRAVAERTATNPSSMRQDVERGRRTEVEALHGAVVRRGATHGVETPVNETLADLVRLAEEK, from the coding sequence ATGCGAATCGTCGTGTTGGGCGCGGGGTCGCTGGGGTCGCTGCTCGCGGGCGCGCTCGCCGCGGCGGACGCGGACGTGACGCTGCTCGGGCGCGAGGGCGAGCACGTCCGTCGCGTCCGAGCCGACGGCCTCCGGTTCACGCACCCGGACGGCCGCGAGGAACAGATTCCGCTGGACGCGGCGACCGACCCGGCGGCCGCCGCGGACGCCGACCTGCTCGTCGTCTGCGTGAAGAGCTACGACACCGGCGACGCGCTCGCCGGCGTCGCCGACCACCTCGACGACGCCGACGTGCTCACGCTCCAGAACGGGCTCGGGAACGCCGAGACCATCGCCGAGTACGTCCCCCGGGAGCGCGTGCTCGCGGGGACGACGACCCACGGCGCGGTCCGCGAAGCCCCCGGCCACGTTCGGCACGCCGGCCGCGGCGACACCACTGTCGGCCGCTACTTCGCCGAGAACGACGCCCGCGTCGAGGCCGCCGCGGACTGCCTGACTGCGGCGGGCATCGAGACGACCGTGACCGACGACCCCGAATCGGCGGTGTGGACGAAAGTGCTCGTGAACGTCGGCATCAACGCGGCGACAGCGCTCGCGCGCGTGCCGAACGGCGCGCTCGTCGAGTCCGAGAGCGGCGAGCGCGTGCTTCGGCGCGCCGTCGAGGAGGCCACCGCAGTCGCGCGCGCCGAGGGCGTCGCCGTGCCCGAGGACGCCGTCGAGCGCACCCGGGCGGTCGCCGAGCGCACCGCGACGAACCCCTCGTCGATGCGCCAAGACGTCGAGCGCGGCCGGCGCACGGAAGTCGAGGCGCTGCACGGCGCGGTCGTCCGGCGCGGTGCCACGCACGGCGTGGAGACGCCGGTCAACGAGACGCTCGCGGACCTCGTGCGGCTCGCCGAAGAAAAGTGA